The Aggregatilinea lenta genome includes a region encoding these proteins:
- a CDS encoding Gfo/Idh/MocA family protein produces the protein MPDVAVIGTGYIGAVHLDTLLRIPGVRVKALVDANLEPAQALAQRYGIPTVAADYRDLLDDPTIEVVHNCTPNALHYPITREFIEAGKHVLSEKPLAMTAEEARALDALAAAHNRVTAVNFCYRYYPTVQEAAARVRAAEIGRVHSVFGAYFQDWLLYPTDYSWRLDRAQSGASNTMADIGSHWLDLAQFVVGAKIVEVMADLRTILPLRKKSRGPTLTFAQADADTEWTDVPVEVDDYGAVLVRFDNGAAGSFMACQLCAGRKCSIDLQVYGSKAALAWNHERSAELWIGQRDRANQTLIEGPQLQDASTAGYARLPSGHPMGYFDAVYNLFSDFYKAVEHHRRGETFSAPLPTFGDGAYEMALLDAILKSHATRSWCAVSTDAVQRG, from the coding sequence ATGCCTGACGTTGCAGTTATCGGGACGGGCTACATCGGCGCGGTGCACCTGGATACGCTGCTGCGCATCCCCGGCGTGCGCGTGAAAGCCCTGGTCGATGCCAATCTTGAGCCAGCTCAGGCGCTGGCTCAACGGTACGGCATTCCCACGGTCGCGGCAGACTACCGCGACCTGCTGGACGACCCGACCATCGAGGTCGTGCACAACTGCACACCCAACGCGCTGCACTACCCGATCACGCGGGAGTTCATCGAGGCCGGCAAGCACGTGCTGTCCGAAAAGCCGCTGGCAATGACCGCCGAAGAAGCGCGCGCGCTGGACGCTCTCGCGGCAGCCCACAACCGCGTGACTGCCGTCAACTTCTGCTACCGCTACTATCCGACCGTGCAAGAAGCGGCGGCGCGGGTCCGCGCGGCGGAGATCGGCAGGGTGCACAGCGTCTTCGGAGCCTACTTCCAGGACTGGCTGCTCTACCCGACCGACTACAGTTGGCGGCTGGACCGCGCGCAGAGCGGCGCGTCCAACACCATGGCGGACATCGGCAGTCACTGGCTCGACCTCGCCCAGTTCGTGGTGGGGGCCAAAATCGTGGAGGTCATGGCCGACCTGCGCACGATCCTGCCCCTGCGCAAGAAAAGTCGCGGTCCGACGCTCACCTTCGCCCAGGCGGACGCGGACACGGAATGGACCGACGTGCCGGTCGAGGTGGACGACTACGGCGCGGTGTTGGTACGCTTCGACAACGGCGCAGCGGGCAGTTTCATGGCCTGCCAGCTTTGTGCCGGGCGCAAGTGCAGCATCGACCTGCAAGTGTATGGCAGCAAAGCCGCATTGGCCTGGAATCACGAACGCTCGGCCGAGCTGTGGATCGGGCAGCGCGACCGCGCCAACCAGACGCTGATCGAAGGGCCGCAGCTTCAGGATGCCAGCACGGCGGGCTACGCGCGCCTGCCGTCCGGCCACCCGATGGGCTACTTCGACGCGGTCTATAACCTGTTCTCCGACTTCTACAAGGCCGTGGAGCACCACCGCCGGGGCGAGACGTTCAGCGCACCGCTGCCCACCTTCGGCGACGGAGCGTACGAGATGGCCCTGCTCGATGCGATCCTGAAAAGCCACGCGACGCGATCGTGGTGCGCGGTGAGCACAGACGCCGTGCAGCGGGGCTGA
- a CDS encoding zinc-dependent alcohol dehydrogenase, with protein sequence MKALQKTQRGVGHLELVEVSIPEIEDDEVLVKVWASGICGSDLLIHDDKHFYDAPVTLGHEYAGIAEKVGPKVTKVKPGDRVVADIETRTGWLGVTRNGGFASYMSIPQDQIYVYPDGFSLDHMCWTEPVVATIHSMQERNNVRAGDFVVVVGPGPMGLLGVQFARLRGASTVVLIGLRADEERLKIGKKVGADYTLYSEDAPEKTVMELSNGRGADFVLECSASAKGVQHAIDCARRAPEGPGGKGVIAFISLWGEPVTLNLDPVSLYQLSINGAWSWNGTESWERAVNLISRGVFDLDSLVTNRYDLDDWESAFDNLRAKKDVKALIYPNGRDWA encoded by the coding sequence TTGAAAGCACTACAAAAAACGCAGCGCGGGGTCGGGCATCTCGAACTGGTCGAGGTCAGCATCCCCGAGATTGAAGACGACGAAGTATTGGTCAAAGTCTGGGCATCGGGGATCTGCGGTAGCGACCTGCTGATCCACGACGACAAGCACTTCTACGACGCGCCCGTGACGCTCGGCCACGAGTACGCGGGCATTGCCGAAAAGGTCGGCCCGAAGGTGACCAAAGTCAAGCCCGGCGACCGCGTCGTGGCCGACATCGAGACGCGCACCGGCTGGCTCGGCGTGACTCGCAACGGCGGCTTCGCGTCGTACATGTCCATCCCGCAGGATCAGATCTACGTCTACCCCGACGGGTTTTCGCTCGATCACATGTGCTGGACGGAGCCTGTCGTGGCGACCATCCACTCGATGCAGGAGCGCAACAACGTGCGCGCGGGCGACTTCGTGGTGGTGGTCGGTCCCGGCCCGATGGGTCTGCTCGGCGTGCAGTTCGCCAGGCTGCGCGGAGCCAGCACGGTGGTGCTGATTGGGCTGCGCGCGGACGAAGAACGGCTGAAGATCGGCAAGAAGGTCGGCGCGGACTACACGCTCTATTCCGAGGACGCACCCGAAAAGACCGTGATGGAGCTGAGCAACGGGCGCGGCGCGGACTTCGTGCTCGAATGTTCCGCCTCCGCCAAAGGCGTGCAGCACGCCATCGACTGCGCCCGCCGCGCGCCGGAAGGACCCGGCGGCAAGGGCGTCATCGCGTTCATCAGTCTGTGGGGCGAGCCGGTCACGCTCAACCTCGATCCCGTCTCGCTCTACCAGCTCTCGATCAACGGCGCGTGGAGCTGGAACGGGACTGAAAGCTGGGAACGCGCGGTGAACCTCATCTCGCGCGGCGTCTTCGACCTGGACTCGCTCGTCACCAACCGCTATGACCTGGACGATTGGGAATCGGCGTTCGACAATCTGCGCGCCAAAAAGGACGTAAAGGCGCTGATCTATCCCAACGGGCGCGATTGGGCCTAG
- a CDS encoding substrate-binding domain-containing protein has product MAKKNGSNQPVIGLVMKSLAAEFFQSMRSAAITHADRRGDITLVPVGTETQTEVEMQVSLIRELIAQGVDAMVVVPIDSQALVEPVAQAIHAGIKVINADVMLDSDLMKQYEIDPPFVGPDHVMAAKIAGDLLARQLGPAAKVVMIEGIPGAINAQQRQQGFVMSAEQNGLVLLDSRSANWETEQAHRVFSELLDDYPDLEGVMCANDAMALGVMQVLAQRKPDRRIYTVGIDNDVSIRPLIRDGMMLATIDLLGAEMVVRSIDYAVDALWGKERRGWIKTPIQVVTRETLTELSF; this is encoded by the coding sequence ATGGCCAAGAAAAACGGATCGAACCAGCCGGTCATCGGCCTGGTGATGAAATCGCTCGCCGCCGAGTTCTTCCAGAGCATGCGGTCGGCGGCCATCACCCACGCCGACCGGCGCGGCGACATCACGCTGGTCCCGGTCGGCACGGAAACGCAGACCGAAGTCGAGATGCAGGTCAGTCTGATCCGCGAGCTGATCGCGCAGGGCGTGGATGCGATGGTCGTGGTGCCCATTGACTCGCAAGCGCTGGTCGAGCCGGTCGCGCAGGCGATCCACGCCGGGATCAAGGTCATCAACGCCGACGTGATGCTGGACAGCGACCTGATGAAGCAGTACGAGATCGACCCGCCGTTCGTCGGCCCCGATCACGTCATGGCCGCCAAGATCGCCGGGGATCTGCTGGCGCGACAACTGGGTCCCGCCGCGAAGGTCGTCATGATCGAGGGCATCCCCGGCGCGATCAACGCGCAGCAGCGGCAGCAGGGCTTCGTGATGTCCGCCGAGCAAAACGGCCTCGTGCTGCTTGATTCGCGCTCGGCCAACTGGGAAACCGAACAGGCGCACCGGGTCTTTTCGGAGCTGCTCGACGACTATCCCGATCTTGAAGGAGTCATGTGCGCCAACGACGCAATGGCGCTGGGGGTTATGCAGGTTCTCGCGCAGCGCAAGCCGGATCGCCGTATCTACACGGTGGGCATCGACAACGACGTGTCGATCCGCCCGTTGATCCGGGACGGTATGATGCTCGCCACGATCGATCTGCTGGGGGCAGAGATGGTCGTGCGCTCGATTGACTACGCCGTCGATGCGCTGTGGGGCAAGGAGCGACGCGGGTGGATCAAAACGCCGATCCAGGTCGTCACGCGCGAAACGCTCACCGAGCTTTCCTTTTAA
- a CDS encoding ABC transporter permease — translation MQLKTALYRVLRDAGIGLVLILMLVFFSLSADHFTSLNNIKNVFTQITINTILAVGMTYVILAGEIDLSVGSVMALAAVVAAKIMTDPSLSTAQGLILGIVVALGVGTLSGFLNGYVTVRWKLPSFIVTLGMLNVARGAALYITEARTIFGLPKVLTDFGGGTFLRDIFPYIFVVALVLVVIGQFVLSRTVFGRHIFAIGNNEEAVRLSGHNPGRYKIVVFMIAGLTAGIAGVIYLARLTVATPNLGSGFELNAIAAVIIGGTSLSGGRGSVIGTLLGATLMGVLTNGLILMGVGDFVRQMVTGLIIVVAVIFDAYRAKFTLGSPMIAEQGTD, via the coding sequence ATGCAACTCAAAACCGCTTTGTACCGAGTGCTGCGCGACGCCGGTATCGGCCTGGTGCTCATCCTGATGCTCGTCTTCTTCTCGCTGAGCGCCGATCACTTCACGTCGCTGAACAACATCAAGAACGTGTTCACCCAGATCACGATCAACACGATCCTCGCGGTGGGCATGACCTACGTGATCCTGGCGGGCGAGATCGACCTGTCGGTCGGCTCCGTGATGGCCTTGGCCGCCGTAGTTGCCGCCAAGATCATGACCGACCCCAGCCTCTCGACGGCCCAGGGGTTGATCCTGGGCATTGTGGTCGCGCTGGGCGTCGGCACGCTGAGCGGCTTCCTCAACGGCTACGTGACCGTGCGCTGGAAGCTGCCCTCGTTCATCGTCACGCTGGGCATGCTCAACGTGGCGCGCGGCGCGGCGCTCTACATTACCGAGGCGCGCACGATTTTCGGCCTGCCCAAAGTGCTGACCGACTTTGGCGGCGGCACGTTCCTGCGGGACATCTTCCCGTACATCTTCGTGGTGGCGCTGGTGTTGGTGGTCATCGGCCAGTTCGTGCTCAGCCGCACGGTGTTCGGGCGGCACATCTTCGCCATCGGCAACAACGAAGAGGCTGTGCGCCTGTCGGGGCACAATCCGGGCCGCTACAAGATCGTCGTGTTCATGATCGCGGGCCTCACCGCCGGGATCGCCGGGGTGATCTACCTCGCCCGGCTGACCGTCGCGACGCCGAACCTCGGCTCCGGCTTCGAACTGAACGCCATCGCCGCCGTGATCATCGGGGGCACGAGTCTGTCCGGCGGGCGCGGATCGGTGATCGGCACGCTGCTGGGCGCGACGCTGATGGGGGTGCTCACCAACGGCCTGATCCTGATGGGCGTGGGGGACTTCGTGCGCCAGATGGTCACCGGCCTGATCATCGTCGTGGCGGTCATCTTCGACGCCTACCGCGCCAAATTCACGCTGGGATCGCCCATGATCGCAGAACAGGGAACGGACTGA
- a CDS encoding sugar ABC transporter ATP-binding protein, which yields MRGITKRFPGVVALKDVDLDIVRGEVHVLVGENGAGKSTLIKTLCGVHSPDEGTIAFEGQPYVPRTTLDAHRAGIRVIYQEFNLLTYLSVAENIFFEKLPRRAGLVDYRALYRQARALMDEVGLEVSPKTPVEALGVAQMQMVEIAKALSDESKVLIMDEPTATLTPKEITRLFKIIRQLKQRGVTIIYISHRLQEIFEIGDRVTVLRNGEKVATRSLSDVTIPEIVRMMVGRHMDEEYPFRPQVMPGAARLEVRDLVVHGQKDAVSFATRQGELVGIAGLVGSGRTEAMRAIFGADARTRGQIVIDGREVQIRRPSDAVKHGICLLTENRKEQGLILDMACYANITLTDLARVSSSGLLKHAEEKQLARELVKELRIRTPSVDQRARNLSGGNQQKVVLAKWLFRNAEIFIFDEPTRGIDVGAKYEIYNLLWDLAEQGKSIVIVSSDLPELMGICHRILVFSKGKIAGEVTRDAFDQETILSLAYQEYLEKRTQ from the coding sequence ATGCGCGGCATCACCAAACGGTTTCCCGGCGTCGTGGCACTGAAAGACGTTGACCTCGACATCGTCCGGGGCGAGGTGCACGTGCTGGTTGGCGAAAACGGCGCGGGCAAATCGACGCTGATCAAGACGCTGTGCGGCGTGCACTCGCCCGACGAGGGCACGATCGCGTTCGAGGGGCAGCCCTACGTGCCACGCACCACGCTCGACGCACACCGCGCGGGCATCCGCGTCATTTACCAGGAATTCAACCTGCTCACCTATTTGTCGGTGGCAGAAAACATCTTCTTCGAGAAGCTGCCCCGGCGCGCCGGACTGGTCGATTACCGGGCGCTGTACCGGCAGGCGCGCGCGCTGATGGACGAGGTCGGGCTGGAAGTGTCACCCAAGACGCCCGTCGAGGCGCTGGGCGTCGCGCAGATGCAGATGGTCGAGATCGCCAAAGCGCTCTCCGACGAGAGCAAAGTGCTCATCATGGACGAGCCGACCGCGACGCTGACGCCGAAGGAAATTACGCGCCTGTTCAAGATCATCCGCCAGCTCAAGCAGCGCGGCGTCACCATAATTTACATCTCGCACCGCCTCCAGGAGATTTTCGAGATCGGCGACCGGGTGACGGTCCTGCGGAATGGCGAAAAGGTCGCAACACGATCGCTGAGCGACGTCACCATCCCCGAAATCGTGCGCATGATGGTGGGCCGCCACATGGATGAGGAATACCCGTTCCGGCCCCAGGTGATGCCCGGCGCGGCACGCCTGGAAGTGCGCGATCTGGTGGTCCACGGGCAGAAGGACGCGGTCAGCTTTGCCACGCGGCAGGGGGAGTTGGTCGGGATCGCGGGGCTGGTCGGGTCGGGCCGTACGGAAGCCATGCGCGCCATCTTCGGGGCCGATGCCAGGACACGTGGGCAGATCGTGATCGACGGGCGCGAAGTCCAGATCCGCCGCCCCTCGGACGCGGTCAAGCACGGCATCTGCCTGCTGACCGAGAACCGCAAGGAGCAGGGCCTGATCCTCGACATGGCCTGTTACGCCAACATCACGCTGACCGACCTGGCGCGCGTGTCGAGCAGCGGCCTGCTGAAGCACGCCGAAGAAAAGCAGCTCGCCCGCGAGCTGGTTAAGGAGCTGCGCATCCGCACGCCGTCCGTCGACCAGCGCGCGCGCAACCTGTCCGGCGGCAACCAGCAAAAGGTCGTGCTGGCAAAGTGGCTGTTCCGCAATGCGGAAATCTTCATCTTCGACGAGCCGACGCGCGGCATCGACGTGGGCGCGAAGTACGAGATCTATAACCTGTTATGGGACCTCGCCGAGCAGGGCAAAAGCATCGTCATCGTCTCGTCCGACCTGCCGGAGCTGATGGGGATCTGCCACCGCATCCTGGTCTTCTCGAAGGGCAAGATCGCGGGCGAGGTGACGCGGGACGCGTTCGATCAAGAGACCATTCTTTCCCTGGCCTACCAGGAATACCTGGAAAAGAGAACACAGTAG
- a CDS encoding sugar ABC transporter substrate-binding protein, translating into MPAEEPTEQATVGLVMKSLGAEFFKNMEEGAIAHAEERGDVDLIPLGTQTQEELDQQISLVENLITQQVDAIVIAPMDSRALVPPLVDAMEAGIKVINIDVMLDQETMQEAGVNIPFLGPDNVEAAKMVGDVLADELGEGGKVIIIEGIPGALNAQQRKEGFVQAIDEGGLELLTSNTANWEIEEAFTVFSDLLTRYPDVQGVMAANDAMALGVVQAIDAAGLTGQIKVVGFDNDPSIRPLIAEGKVLATIDQFGSDMAALGIDAAMEAIDGKVFEDWVKTPTLLVTADNVEVE; encoded by the coding sequence ATGCCCGCCGAAGAACCCACCGAGCAGGCGACGGTCGGGCTGGTGATGAAGTCCCTCGGCGCGGAATTCTTCAAGAACATGGAAGAAGGCGCGATCGCGCACGCCGAAGAACGCGGCGACGTGGATCTCATCCCGCTGGGCACGCAGACGCAGGAAGAACTCGACCAGCAGATCAGTCTGGTGGAAAACCTCATCACGCAGCAGGTGGACGCGATCGTCATCGCCCCGATGGACTCGCGCGCGCTGGTCCCGCCGCTGGTGGACGCGATGGAAGCCGGCATCAAGGTCATCAACATCGATGTGATGCTCGATCAGGAAACGATGCAGGAAGCGGGCGTGAACATCCCCTTCCTCGGCCCGGATAACGTCGAAGCCGCGAAGATGGTTGGCGACGTGCTGGCCGATGAGCTGGGCGAAGGCGGCAAGGTCATCATCATCGAAGGCATCCCCGGCGCGCTCAACGCTCAGCAGCGCAAGGAAGGCTTCGTGCAGGCCATCGACGAAGGCGGCCTGGAACTGCTAACCTCCAACACCGCCAACTGGGAAATCGAAGAAGCGTTCACCGTCTTCTCCGACCTGCTCACCCGCTACCCGGACGTGCAGGGCGTGATGGCCGCGAACGACGCGATGGCGCTCGGCGTGGTGCAGGCGATTGACGCCGCCGGGCTGACCGGCCAGATCAAGGTCGTCGGCTTCGACAACGACCCGTCGATCCGCCCGCTCATCGCCGAAGGCAAGGTCCTGGCGACGATCGATCAGTTTGGCTCGGACATGGCTGCGCTGGGTATCGACGCGGCGATGGAAGCGATCGATGGCAAGGTGTTCGAGGACTGGGTGAAGACCCCCACGCTCCTGGTCACCGCCGACAACGTGGAAGTTGAGTAA
- a CDS encoding ROK family transcriptional regulator → MQADVQTQLREQNLTTILRTMKQTAPVSRAQLAALTQLNKTTVSSLVEELIGLGLIHETGLDTSGGGRPATLLELNPQAEHAIGVEIGDGFVLVVLCDLTGHIIWRGIVETEFKAAPDDVITQAFALVDKAVVISRSHGEVLLGLGVVLSGIVDVDAGVLRFSPGFQWHDIPVGQLFEDHIGLPVYVENNANAAAIGEHFFGAAHASADFIFILAGIGIGGGLFLNGDIYRGAVGMAGELGHANFMQGGNLPCRCGDRGCWETTANQMSLINRVRAALDAGQPSILHQIIEATGQPLNFSTIHDAADAGDAVALDALAETGMALGTGIAAIINIFNPGQVVIGGSMSRASEYLLPAIQAMIDQHALTQAREHVRVVVSEFGENAIAVGAATLAIRDALANPRSVKR, encoded by the coding sequence ATGCAAGCAGATGTCCAGACGCAGCTCCGCGAACAAAATCTCACGACGATCCTGCGAACGATGAAGCAAACGGCGCCCGTCTCCCGCGCGCAGCTCGCCGCCCTGACGCAGCTCAACAAGACGACCGTGTCCAGCTTGGTCGAGGAGCTGATCGGCCTGGGCCTGATCCACGAAACCGGCCTCGATACGTCCGGCGGTGGGCGTCCTGCCACGCTGCTGGAACTGAATCCGCAGGCCGAGCACGCGATCGGTGTTGAAATCGGCGACGGCTTCGTGCTGGTCGTGCTGTGTGACCTGACGGGGCACATCATCTGGCGCGGCATCGTCGAGACGGAGTTCAAAGCCGCGCCAGACGACGTCATCACGCAGGCGTTCGCGCTGGTGGACAAGGCCGTCGTCATCAGCCGCTCGCACGGCGAGGTCCTGCTGGGGCTGGGCGTGGTGCTGTCTGGCATCGTGGACGTGGACGCAGGCGTGCTGCGCTTCTCGCCGGGCTTCCAGTGGCACGACATCCCGGTCGGCCAGTTGTTCGAGGACCATATTGGGCTGCCCGTTTACGTCGAGAACAACGCGAACGCCGCCGCCATCGGCGAGCACTTCTTCGGCGCGGCGCACGCCAGCGCGGACTTCATCTTCATCCTGGCCGGGATCGGCATCGGCGGCGGGCTGTTCCTCAACGGCGACATCTATCGCGGCGCGGTCGGCATGGCGGGCGAACTGGGCCACGCCAACTTCATGCAGGGCGGCAACCTGCCCTGCCGCTGCGGCGACCGGGGCTGCTGGGAAACAACCGCCAACCAGATGTCGCTGATCAACCGCGTGCGGGCCGCGCTCGATGCGGGGCAGCCCAGCATCCTGCACCAGATCATCGAGGCCACCGGCCAGCCCCTGAACTTCTCGACGATCCACGATGCCGCCGACGCGGGTGACGCGGTGGCGCTCGACGCGCTGGCCGAAACCGGCATGGCCCTGGGCACCGGCATCGCGGCGATCATCAACATTTTTAATCCCGGTCAGGTCGTCATCGGCGGCAGCATGAGCCGCGCCAGTGAATATCTGCTGCCTGCTATCCAGGCGATGATCGACCAGCACGCCCTGACCCAGGCCCGCGAGCACGTCCGGGTCGTGGTGTCCGAATTTGGCGAGAACGCGATCGCGGTCGGCGCCGCCACTCTGGCGATCCGCGACGCGCTGGCAAACCCCCGCAGCGTCAAACGTTAA
- a CDS encoding glycoside hydrolase family 43 protein — protein sequence MKLVQLFQARREFKWGMLAVLLAGALLALIAVPLVGAQGAPTFTNPIQLSNGADPWIVYYEGNYYLTTTVGGSELYVRQSPTLGGLKDAPPVLVWEDETPDRCCNMWSPELHLLDGEDGPHWYLYYTAGPMSQNTHDTQYTHVLESEGTDPLGPYIYKARVFDPVHDTPQLDATVMEWQDELYFLSSVWDEAGQSLYIAPMSNPWTISGDHVRIASPMYAWEKVDANINEAPAALEHDGELFLTYSASSCASPNYALGMLTLTGDDVLDPGAWTKSEKPVFQRADENDVFGPGHNGFFKSPDGTEDWIVYHANDSIDGGCDDQRTTRAQPITWNEDGTPDFGAPVSLDTELPVPSGEVALDSAVEPVVAETAEATAEPAS from the coding sequence ATGAAGCTCGTTCAATTGTTCCAGGCCCGGCGGGAATTCAAGTGGGGGATGCTCGCCGTGCTGCTGGCCGGTGCGCTGCTCGCGCTGATAGCGGTGCCGCTGGTCGGCGCACAGGGAGCGCCGACGTTCACCAACCCGATCCAGCTTTCGAATGGGGCCGATCCCTGGATCGTGTACTACGAGGGCAACTACTACCTGACCACCACGGTTGGCGGGTCAGAGCTGTACGTGCGACAGTCGCCTACCCTGGGGGGCCTCAAGGATGCGCCTCCGGTGCTGGTCTGGGAAGACGAGACGCCGGACCGCTGCTGCAACATGTGGTCGCCGGAGCTGCACCTGCTGGACGGCGAGGACGGCCCGCACTGGTATCTGTATTACACGGCGGGGCCGATGTCGCAGAATACGCACGACACCCAGTACACGCACGTGCTCGAAAGCGAAGGGACCGATCCGCTGGGACCGTACATCTACAAGGCGCGCGTGTTCGACCCGGTCCACGACACGCCGCAGCTCGACGCGACGGTCATGGAATGGCAGGATGAGCTTTACTTTCTAAGTTCCGTGTGGGATGAGGCTGGACAGAGTCTTTATATCGCTCCTATGAGCAACCCGTGGACGATCAGCGGCGACCATGTACGCATCGCGTCACCGATGTACGCCTGGGAAAAGGTGGACGCCAACATCAACGAAGCGCCCGCCGCGCTGGAACACGACGGGGAGTTGTTTCTGACTTATTCGGCCAGCTCGTGCGCCAGCCCGAACTATGCGCTGGGGATGCTGACGCTCACCGGCGACGACGTGCTGGACCCCGGCGCCTGGACCAAATCTGAGAAGCCCGTCTTCCAACGCGCGGACGAGAACGACGTGTTCGGGCCGGGGCATAACGGCTTCTTCAAGTCGCCGGACGGCACCGAGGACTGGATCGTTTACCACGCCAACGACTCGATCGACGGGGGCTGCGACGACCAGCGCACCACGCGCGCGCAGCCGATCACCTGGAACGAGGACGGCACGCCCGACTTCGGCGCTCCGGTCTCGCTCGACACCGAGCTGCCGGTGCCCTCCGGCGAGGTAGCCCTCGACTCGGCGGTGGAACCGGTTGTCGCGGAGACTGCCGAAGCGACTGCCGAGCCTGCGTCGTAG
- a CDS encoding SDR family NAD(P)-dependent oxidoreductase, producing the protein MDAGPVFSLEGKVALVTGSTRGIGAEIARGFATAGARVWVHGRERDAGQALAAEIGGRYVHADLAESSEIRDLVETLEATEDRLDVLVNNAGLEVIMPLDRIDLFTLDLIWRVNARAPVELTSRLLPLLRRAGSASIINVTSIHDTMPYPHNAAYSMTKAALAMFTKTAAVELAPDGIRVNNLAPGAVETDINREVLDEIGREKFAEWIPAGRVGQTREMVGPALFLASPASSYVTGATLYADGGYLQNLVRYRPDA; encoded by the coding sequence ATGGACGCTGGCCCGGTGTTTTCGCTGGAAGGCAAGGTGGCGCTGGTCACGGGCAGCACGCGCGGCATCGGCGCGGAGATCGCGCGCGGCTTCGCGACGGCGGGCGCGCGAGTGTGGGTGCACGGGCGGGAGCGCGACGCCGGGCAGGCCCTTGCCGCCGAGATCGGCGGGCGCTACGTGCATGCGGACCTGGCCGAATCGTCTGAGATCCGCGATCTGGTGGAAACGCTCGAAGCGACGGAGGACCGGCTCGACGTGCTGGTCAACAACGCCGGGCTGGAAGTGATCATGCCGCTGGACCGGATCGATCTGTTCACGCTGGACCTGATCTGGCGGGTGAATGCGCGCGCCCCGGTCGAACTGACATCACGGCTGCTGCCGCTGCTGCGCCGGGCGGGCAGCGCGTCAATCATCAACGTGACGTCGATTCACGACACCATGCCCTATCCGCACAACGCGGCCTATTCGATGACGAAAGCGGCGCTGGCGATGTTCACCAAAACCGCCGCCGTCGAGCTGGCCCCCGACGGCATCCGCGTCAATAACCTCGCACCCGGCGCGGTCGAGACGGACATCAACCGCGAGGTGCTGGACGAGATCGGGCGCGAGAAGTTCGCGGAATGGATCCCTGCCGGGCGGGTGGGCCAGACGCGCGAGATGGTCGGCCCGGCGCTGTTCCTGGCCTCCCCGGCGTCGAGCTACGTCACAGGCGCGACACTGTACGCGGACGGCGGCTACCTGCAAAACCTCGTGCGCTACCGGCCCGACGCCTGA